One segment of Sesamum indicum cultivar Zhongzhi No. 13 linkage group LG4, S_indicum_v1.0, whole genome shotgun sequence DNA contains the following:
- the LOC105159944 gene encoding peptidyl-prolyl cis-trans isomerase CYP23 isoform X1, whose product MMCSSERVSIAIAIACMSFLSGAISGAIATVPELGSSRVVFQTNYGDIEFGFYPSVAPKTVAHIFKLVRLGCYNTNHFFRVDKGFVAQVADVTGGRTAPMNEVQRLEAEKTIVGEFSDVKHVRGILSMGRYSDPDSAQSSFSILLGDAPHLDGQYAIFGKVTKGDETLRKLEQVPTRTEGIFVMPTERITILSTYYYDTEVETCEEDRLILKRRLAASAVEIEKQRMKCFP is encoded by the exons ATGATGTGCAGTAGTGAAAGGGTCTCGATTGCCATTGCGATTGCATGCATGAGCTTTCTCTCCGGCGCTATCAGTGGTGCAATTGCTACAGTTCCTGAATTGGGATCCTCTCGTGTAGTCTTTCAG ACAAATTATGGGGACATTGAGTTTGGTTTCTATCCTAGCGTTGCACCAAAGACCGTTGCACACATTTTCAAGCTTGTTCGGTTGGGATGCTATAACACCAACCATTTCTTCCGG GTAGATAAGGGGTTTGTTGCTCAGGTGGCTGATGTTACTGGAGGAAGAACTGCTCCAATGAATGAGGTCCAGAGGTTGGAAGCTGAGAAAACTATTGTTGGTGAATTCAGTGACGTCAAACACGTCAGAGGTATTCTTTCTATGGGAAG ATATTCTGACCCAGACAGTGCCCAGTCCTCATTCTCAATACTCCTTGGAGATGCCCCTCACCTTGATGGCCAG TATGCAATATTTGGTAAAGTCACTAAGGGTGATGAAACATTGAGAAAACTCGAGCAAGTTCCTACCCGGACAGAAGGAATATTTGTAATG CCAACTGAGCGGATCACTATTTTATCCACATACTATTATG ATACTGAAGTGGAAACTTGTGAGGAAGACCGGTTGATATTGAAGAGGAGGCTTGCTGCATCTGctgttgaaattgaaaaacag AGAATGAAATGTTTTCCGTAA
- the LOC105159943 gene encoding transcription factor PRE6 translates to MSSRRSSRSRQSGAARISDDQIADLVSKLQQLIPEIRNSRRRSDKVSASKVLQETCNYIRSLHREVDDLSDRLSELLDSTDSDSAQAAIIRSLLM, encoded by the exons ATGTCTAGCAGAAGATCATCACGTTCCAGGCAGTCAGGAGCCGCCCGGATAAGCGATGATCAGATCGCCGATCTCGTCTCCAAACTCCAACAACTCATCCCTGAGATTCGCAACAGTCGACGACGTTCCGACAAG GTTTCAGCATCAAAGGTGCTGCAGGAGACTTGCAACTACATAAGGAGCTTGCACAGAGAGGTGGACGATCTGAGCGACCGATTGTCGGAGCTTTTGGACTCGACGGACAGCGACAGTGCTCAAGCAGCCATAATTAGGAGCTTGCTAATGTAA
- the LOC105159944 gene encoding peptidyl-prolyl cis-trans isomerase CYP23 isoform X2 yields the protein MMCSSERVSIAIAIACMSFLSGAISGAIATVPELGSSRVVFQTNYGDIEFGFYPSVAPKTVAHIFKLVRLGCYNTNHFFRVADVTGGRTAPMNEVQRLEAEKTIVGEFSDVKHVRGILSMGRYSDPDSAQSSFSILLGDAPHLDGQYAIFGKVTKGDETLRKLEQVPTRTEGIFVMPTERITILSTYYYDTEVETCEEDRLILKRRLAASAVEIEKQRMKCFP from the exons ATGATGTGCAGTAGTGAAAGGGTCTCGATTGCCATTGCGATTGCATGCATGAGCTTTCTCTCCGGCGCTATCAGTGGTGCAATTGCTACAGTTCCTGAATTGGGATCCTCTCGTGTAGTCTTTCAG ACAAATTATGGGGACATTGAGTTTGGTTTCTATCCTAGCGTTGCACCAAAGACCGTTGCACACATTTTCAAGCTTGTTCGGTTGGGATGCTATAACACCAACCATTTCTTCCGG GTGGCTGATGTTACTGGAGGAAGAACTGCTCCAATGAATGAGGTCCAGAGGTTGGAAGCTGAGAAAACTATTGTTGGTGAATTCAGTGACGTCAAACACGTCAGAGGTATTCTTTCTATGGGAAG ATATTCTGACCCAGACAGTGCCCAGTCCTCATTCTCAATACTCCTTGGAGATGCCCCTCACCTTGATGGCCAG TATGCAATATTTGGTAAAGTCACTAAGGGTGATGAAACATTGAGAAAACTCGAGCAAGTTCCTACCCGGACAGAAGGAATATTTGTAATG CCAACTGAGCGGATCACTATTTTATCCACATACTATTATG ATACTGAAGTGGAAACTTGTGAGGAAGACCGGTTGATATTGAAGAGGAGGCTTGCTGCATCTGctgttgaaattgaaaaacag AGAATGAAATGTTTTCCGTAA